One window of the Balaenoptera ricei isolate mBalRic1 chromosome X, mBalRic1.hap2, whole genome shotgun sequence genome contains the following:
- the MAGIX gene encoding PDZ domain-containing protein MAGIX isoform X1 gives MEPRAGGATDPKGSRRGRGLAPPAGPSARQLLARLDARPLAARAAADVAALVRRAGATLRLRPKEAISVLDSADIEVTDSRLPNATFVEHRPQHRRSETLGTRTAPLQVTQGKARRASKPPQASGQFCVELVRSSVGFGFTLSGGRDAGGDAPLAVRGLLKDGPAQRCGRLQAGDLVLHINGESTQGLTHAEVMNRIRAGGPRLYLVLSRPPETHPGKPEGVGGPWKEDDRSADPGGPAVTRSRSSSASPLQHPRPRTTPQTRGSPESSPGVADDPAVPPPEGSTEDPNDHTPDSPGPWLVPSEERLSRALGVPGAAQLALEMAAGRRRH, from the exons ATGGAGCCGCGCGCGGGGGGCGCCACGGACCCTAAGGGGAGCAGACGAG GCCGTGGCCTTGCCCCGCCCGCGGGCCCCAGCGCCCGGCAGCTCCTGGCGCGGCTGGACGCGCGCCCCCTGGCGGCCCGAGCTGCGGCCGACGTGGCGGCGCTGGTACGCCGGGCCGGCGCCACATTGCGCCTGCGCCCCAAGGAGG CCATTAGCGTGCTGGATTCTGCGGACATAGAGGTCACAGACAGTCGCCTTCCTAATGCCACTTTCGTGGAACACCGGCCCCAG CATCGTCGGTCAGAGACCTTGGGTACACGTACCGCGCCGCTCCAAGTGACCCAGGGTAAGGCACGTCGTGCTTCGAAGCCGCCCCAGGCCTCTGGTCAGTTCTGTGTGGAACTCGTTCGCAGTTCCGTGGGCTTTGGCTTCACATTAAGTGGAGGCCGAGATGCAGGCGGGGACGCTCCGCTGGCAGTGCGCGGGCTGCTGAAGGACGGGCCGGCACAGCGCTGCGGTCGCTTGCAG GCCGGCGACCTCGTGCTCCACATCAATGGAGAGTCAACTCAGGGGCTCACCCATGCCGAGGTCATGAATCGGATTCGCGCAGGCGGTCCCCGGCTCTACCTTGTGCTAAGCAGGCCTCCTGAGACCCACCCCGGCAAgcctgagggggtgggagggcccTGGAAAGAAGATG ATCGCAGCGCAGATCCTGGGGGACCAGCAGTGACGAGGTCTCGCAGCTCCAGCGCTTCCCCACTTCAGCACCCTCGACCCCGTACGACGCCCCAAACCCGGGGCAGCCCGGAGTCTAGCCCAGGAGTGGCGGACGACCCCGCGGTTCCTCCTCCTGAGGGCAGCACGGAGGACCCCAACGACCACACCCCGGATTCCCCTGGACCCTGGCTGGTGCCGAGCGAGGAACGGCTCTCGCGAGCCCTAGGGGTCCCAGGGGCCGCGCAGCTAGCCCTGGAGATGGCAGCCGGAAGGCGGAGGCACTGA
- the MAGIX gene encoding PDZ domain-containing protein MAGIX isoform X4: MEPRAGGATDPKGSRRGRGLAPPAGPSARQLLARLDARPLAARAAADVAALVRRAGATLRLRPKEAISVLDSADIEVTDSRLPNATFVEHRPQHRRSETLGTRTAPLQVTQDRSADPGGPAVTRSRSSSASPLQHPRPRTTPQTRGSPESSPGVADDPAVPPPEGSTEDPNDHTPDSPGPWLVPSEERLSRALGVPGAAQLALEMAAGRRRH; this comes from the exons ATGGAGCCGCGCGCGGGGGGCGCCACGGACCCTAAGGGGAGCAGACGAG GCCGTGGCCTTGCCCCGCCCGCGGGCCCCAGCGCCCGGCAGCTCCTGGCGCGGCTGGACGCGCGCCCCCTGGCGGCCCGAGCTGCGGCCGACGTGGCGGCGCTGGTACGCCGGGCCGGCGCCACATTGCGCCTGCGCCCCAAGGAGG CCATTAGCGTGCTGGATTCTGCGGACATAGAGGTCACAGACAGTCGCCTTCCTAATGCCACTTTCGTGGAACACCGGCCCCAG CATCGTCGGTCAGAGACCTTGGGTACACGTACCGCGCCGCTCCAAGTGACCCAGG ATCGCAGCGCAGATCCTGGGGGACCAGCAGTGACGAGGTCTCGCAGCTCCAGCGCTTCCCCACTTCAGCACCCTCGACCCCGTACGACGCCCCAAACCCGGGGCAGCCCGGAGTCTAGCCCAGGAGTGGCGGACGACCCCGCGGTTCCTCCTCCTGAGGGCAGCACGGAGGACCCCAACGACCACACCCCGGATTCCCCTGGACCCTGGCTGGTGCCGAGCGAGGAACGGCTCTCGCGAGCCCTAGGGGTCCCAGGGGCCGCGCAGCTAGCCCTGGAGATGGCAGCCGGAAGGCGGAGGCACTGA
- the MAGIX gene encoding PDZ domain-containing protein MAGIX isoform X3: MEPRAGGATDPKGSRRAISVLDSADIEVTDSRLPNATFVEHRPQHRRSETLGTRTAPLQVTQGKARRASKPPQASGQFCVELVRSSVGFGFTLSGGRDAGGDAPLAVRGLLKDGPAQRCGRLQAGDLVLHINGESTQGLTHAEVMNRIRAGGPRLYLVLSRPPETHPGKPEGVGGPWKEDDRSADPGGPAVTRSRSSSASPLQHPRPRTTPQTRGSPESSPGVADDPAVPPPEGSTEDPNDHTPDSPGPWLVPSEERLSRALGVPGAAQLALEMAAGRRRH, from the exons ATGGAGCCGCGCGCGGGGGGCGCCACGGACCCTAAGGGGAGCAGACGAG CCATTAGCGTGCTGGATTCTGCGGACATAGAGGTCACAGACAGTCGCCTTCCTAATGCCACTTTCGTGGAACACCGGCCCCAG CATCGTCGGTCAGAGACCTTGGGTACACGTACCGCGCCGCTCCAAGTGACCCAGGGTAAGGCACGTCGTGCTTCGAAGCCGCCCCAGGCCTCTGGTCAGTTCTGTGTGGAACTCGTTCGCAGTTCCGTGGGCTTTGGCTTCACATTAAGTGGAGGCCGAGATGCAGGCGGGGACGCTCCGCTGGCAGTGCGCGGGCTGCTGAAGGACGGGCCGGCACAGCGCTGCGGTCGCTTGCAG GCCGGCGACCTCGTGCTCCACATCAATGGAGAGTCAACTCAGGGGCTCACCCATGCCGAGGTCATGAATCGGATTCGCGCAGGCGGTCCCCGGCTCTACCTTGTGCTAAGCAGGCCTCCTGAGACCCACCCCGGCAAgcctgagggggtgggagggcccTGGAAAGAAGATG ATCGCAGCGCAGATCCTGGGGGACCAGCAGTGACGAGGTCTCGCAGCTCCAGCGCTTCCCCACTTCAGCACCCTCGACCCCGTACGACGCCCCAAACCCGGGGCAGCCCGGAGTCTAGCCCAGGAGTGGCGGACGACCCCGCGGTTCCTCCTCCTGAGGGCAGCACGGAGGACCCCAACGACCACACCCCGGATTCCCCTGGACCCTGGCTGGTGCCGAGCGAGGAACGGCTCTCGCGAGCCCTAGGGGTCCCAGGGGCCGCGCAGCTAGCCCTGGAGATGGCAGCCGGAAGGCGGAGGCACTGA
- the PLP2 gene encoding proteolipid protein 2 — MADSERLSAPGCWAACTNFSRTRKGILLFAEIILCLVILICFGASTSGYSFLSVIEMIFAAIFFVVYMCDLHTKIQIINWPWSDFFRTLVAVILYLITSIVVLVERGNHSKIVAGVLGLIAACLFGYDAYITFPLRQQRHTAAPTDPADGPV; from the exons ATGGCGGATTCCGAGCGCCTCTCGGCCCCCGGCTGCTGGGCCGCCTGCACCAACTTCTCACGCACCCGAAAGGGAATTCTCCTGTTTGCTGAGATT ATATTGTGCCTGGTGATTCTGATCTGCTTCGGTGCCTCGACATCAGGATACTCCTTCTTGTCGGTGATAGAGATGATCTTTGCTGCTATCTTCTTTGTCGTCTACATGTGTGACCTGCACACCAAGATACAGATCATCAACTGGCCTTGGAGT GATTTCTTCCGAACCCTCGTAGCGGTCATCCTCTACCTGATCACCTCCATTGTTGTGCTTGTTGAGAGAGGAAACCACTCCAAAATCGTTGCAGGG gtGCTGGGCCTAATCGCTGCATGCCTCTTTGGCTATGATGCCTACATTACCTTCCCCTTGCGGCAGCAAAGACATACAGCAGCCCCTACTG ACCCTGCAGATGGCCCGGTGTAG
- the MAGIX gene encoding PDZ domain-containing protein MAGIX isoform X2, translating to MEPRAGGATDPKGSRRGRGLAPPAGPSARQLLARLDARPLAARAAADVAALVRRAGATLRLRPKEAISVLDSADIEVTDSRLPNATFVEHRPQHRRSETLGTRTAPLQVTQGKARRASKPPQASGQFCVELVRSSVGFGFTLSGGRDAGGDAPLAVRGLLKDGPAQRCGRLQAGDLVLHINGESTQGLTHAEVMNRIRAGGPRLYLVLSRPPETHPDRSADPGGPAVTRSRSSSASPLQHPRPRTTPQTRGSPESSPGVADDPAVPPPEGSTEDPNDHTPDSPGPWLVPSEERLSRALGVPGAAQLALEMAAGRRRH from the exons ATGGAGCCGCGCGCGGGGGGCGCCACGGACCCTAAGGGGAGCAGACGAG GCCGTGGCCTTGCCCCGCCCGCGGGCCCCAGCGCCCGGCAGCTCCTGGCGCGGCTGGACGCGCGCCCCCTGGCGGCCCGAGCTGCGGCCGACGTGGCGGCGCTGGTACGCCGGGCCGGCGCCACATTGCGCCTGCGCCCCAAGGAGG CCATTAGCGTGCTGGATTCTGCGGACATAGAGGTCACAGACAGTCGCCTTCCTAATGCCACTTTCGTGGAACACCGGCCCCAG CATCGTCGGTCAGAGACCTTGGGTACACGTACCGCGCCGCTCCAAGTGACCCAGGGTAAGGCACGTCGTGCTTCGAAGCCGCCCCAGGCCTCTGGTCAGTTCTGTGTGGAACTCGTTCGCAGTTCCGTGGGCTTTGGCTTCACATTAAGTGGAGGCCGAGATGCAGGCGGGGACGCTCCGCTGGCAGTGCGCGGGCTGCTGAAGGACGGGCCGGCACAGCGCTGCGGTCGCTTGCAG GCCGGCGACCTCGTGCTCCACATCAATGGAGAGTCAACTCAGGGGCTCACCCATGCCGAGGTCATGAATCGGATTCGCGCAGGCGGTCCCCGGCTCTACCTTGTGCTAAGCAGGCCTCCTGAGACCCACCCCG ATCGCAGCGCAGATCCTGGGGGACCAGCAGTGACGAGGTCTCGCAGCTCCAGCGCTTCCCCACTTCAGCACCCTCGACCCCGTACGACGCCCCAAACCCGGGGCAGCCCGGAGTCTAGCCCAGGAGTGGCGGACGACCCCGCGGTTCCTCCTCCTGAGGGCAGCACGGAGGACCCCAACGACCACACCCCGGATTCCCCTGGACCCTGGCTGGTGCCGAGCGAGGAACGGCTCTCGCGAGCCCTAGGGGTCCCAGGGGCCGCGCAGCTAGCCCTGGAGATGGCAGCCGGAAGGCGGAGGCACTGA